The Macadamia integrifolia cultivar HAES 741 chromosome 4, SCU_Mint_v3, whole genome shotgun sequence genome contains the following window.
AGAAGTCGGGCTCCATTGTGGAGTTTTCATTTGAAGACTGGAGGGTCCTTAACGTGTTCGAGCACGATgccgattgcacgtgcgaggattgTACTGTAGGGTCTGACATCATTCAAGTCATGTACTTTATTTCATTGCATAACGATCACATATATGGTATGTTTAGTATCAACAGATATACAGATCACGTTTCTGGCATTTCTAATATCAACAGAAGACAGTTGATCTTGTTTATGGTATGTTTAACATTAACAGAGAATAATAGATCGTATTTCTGGTAAATTGAATATCAACAGAGACAAGATTACATTTTTCCCTTGTCTATGAGTTATTATCATTTATCTTCATCGTTTTCAATCATTGTATCACGTTTctgtaaaaaatattaaaagtcCTTTGAACGATCAAGACAAGAAGAGAACCCAAATCTTTTAATCAAAGTCAAATCTACTATTAAATCTAACCAAGAAGGATTCTGACACGTCCTTGTACTCACCAATTCAATCAACTGACCGTATCTTAGGGAAAGATTTTATTACCAAACACTAATGCAAAAGCAATGTTGAGAAAAAACGTATAAAGATTTTTCTTGGTCAACAAATAatgataatatatattttttttctcaaccaATAATGACGCATTTCACTTCGTTCTTTGTAGTGATGTAAGTGAAAGATCTTACTAATAAATTTCATATTACTATCGGATACATCTTCTGTATGGGACCCACAAGCTCTAGGCATAAAACTTGTTGACTGGACTCCTAAAGTCTCCAAGTCAATGATATATTTTCCATTTAGTAGGACTAAAAAAGTTAAAACCATTAATGTCTGCGTAGAATGGACGAAGGGATGGAAAGTGTGGAGGAAGTTTCAGACACCAATATGCGGTAGGCATTAGGAAAACTTTTGTTTTCTCATCTATAATCTAGAAAGCCAAACCAATGGACGGGTGGAATCAATGCAAGTCAAGAAGAATCCGCTTTCGCTTTTATTGTTGGCCCAACTGTTCCTTGGTCAATACAGGCTGGCTGGTCAGAGACGTCGGAGTTGAAACTTCCACGAAAcgttatattattttatttaacaATTCTTATCCTTCTCTAATGGTAAGTGGGTCGGGTTTGGATTAGTGGCAGATATGAGAAAGTTTGTAGTAATTGTAAActttcagcaaaaaaaaaaaaaattgtagcaaTTGTAAACAGTATATACAAGTttagtttaaactttaaaatctaattttttttttattttttatttttttaatttaaatcatTCTCAATCATGATTGGGAGAGTGCATAATATTTTCTATAGTATTGATATATATGAATAGATACATAGGGGATGCATATTGATACAAAcggggtatttgattgaatcacattctgaaatttgacatatgtcAAATCTAAATCTTGTTCTGTCTATCCAATTGTAGGATTTGACATATTATTTGTTCACATAACATAATACATTACTTTATTGACATTTGGAGAAATAATAGATCCTTGTGGGGATAATAATTCGTCAAGAGATTTGATTTTTGCTActaaagacattaaaaaaaaattatttatggaCAGATGTTAAGATTTTTTGTTAAAAGGTCTCCAACTCAAATACTAAATTTTAGATCAATCAAAATTATCGAAATGAGGTGTTGCGGAAGGGTAAAACAAGGTATTGATAATTTTGAGACTACCATGATGTACAAAGGATTGCAATTGGATAAATGGATATACACAGAAAAATGTATGACATTTAATGCAAGATTAAATATTTTAACTGAGGCTAAAATTCAATTATGTTCTATTCGGACCATCTCTAGGTTTTAATGGTCAGATTTGCAATGTCACTATTTGATGTAACAAAATTAGTTATACATGCTAAGAAGATTTGTTCCTAAATGACTTGGGAAAAATCTTTACAAAAAGGATAAGGAAAGGGATAAGTTCATTTATAATTTAATGGTAAAAGTGTGAGATTTGCTGTTTATAATTTTCCTCTTATTCCTTTTGGTCATGTCTTTCTTGTTAAGATCAAGCTTTTCAAAAGCCAAGGTGAAAAGGGAATGGACCACAGCTTTCGAATTGGCAGAAGAAGGTATTGCACAACATTTTCTTCCTGCTTGGTGAAGGAAGACTTTCTccataaatttatattttttattagaaTCTTAAAGTTGGTAGTAACTTGACGTGTAAACAAGATCCTTTGGGGTCTAGTTATCTACAAAATTTTCGCTCCGATTTTTATCAAATACCATGTGACAAAAACTTATGCCATCCATGGAAACTGTTCTTTCATTTTATATATCAATATGATATTCATGGAATTTAACACTTTTAGTTGAAATATTCATTTAGTCTAACTTATCCACTTGATCTGATTCTCTTGACATCACGGCTGATACCATACGAGAAGACATCAAGAATATTGTCTTGTCATTTAGTTttgcttcttttgtttttatttgcaGATCTCATATTAAGGAAGCCCATTATTTGGCTTCGGATCACTTTGTagtttgatattatttttatttttttattttttattttatttttattttgggttaaaGTACTCAGTTTCTTTATGTACATCCGTGTGGGAGATTTTCACCAGTTTTCTTTGAATAATATTCACTTGGTGGAGGGGTTTTTTTCCACATTCTcttgataatatatatatatatatatatacaattataaatattatatactataaataaattaataactagcatataaatataaaaataccaTAAATTGACAAGAATAATAACAAATGGACGACAAGAAAGGGCTCCTGATCTGAGAGATGAGTTATAGAATATGTTAGTACTTATCTCTATTCTTGAGTCGGATCAGCAACCTAGTCTTCTTCTGGAATTGAGATCTGCACTTACATATGTCAGAAATTGGCTCGGAGTTCCCTTCGGAAAGAAGGTTCCGATGTCTAAGTTAGATTCAGGTGGTTTTGAGAGGTAAAAAAGGTGTTTTGGGTATTCAAAATTGCTTACCTTCCTCTTCAGATATGTGCCTCTTTTATAATGAATCTAGCCCCCTTCCTATTGGCTAATCTGTCCACTTGTGGCTGAGCTGGCCTTCCTCGGTTAACTTGACTATAGTTTACCTTTAGTCAGATAACCGCCTAGGTTCAGTTAAGGAACGTGCTTAGAGTCGTGGTTGGTGTGGTCAATGGGGGGATGGTTGAGTGGTCGGTCTTTGATTGGTTGAGTCTCGTGGTCGTTTCTACTTCTTTTAGAGGTAGGGTTTGATTTGGGCATTGTTTGATAACGTtccgtttctgcgttttcttgttcccagaaacggagaaacaacctaaaaaacgtttgataaagttgtttcgtttcacccgtttctagaaacataaatcaaaatttatgcctatttacaattctagaaatgactttggGACTTATTTCGTCGTTTCTataaacaaatttgagagagaaaaaaaaaagactattgtgcccgataaatctctcaactatttaaacctaaaaagaggcaaccgaaccctctctcccttttgggtataagatgatactattggattttttagtggcattatgtctgcaaaaaatgttttgagaaatagatttatcaaacactaaaaaatccgattttgtttctgaaaacataaaaaatcgtttctgctgtttttagacatagaaacaacataaacatTATTAGACGGTGCCTTGGTGTCCACGAACCACTAACTATCCTCTGGTCATAGTAGGCATATTATGGTATATTAGAATATAATAAATTTATAATCTTAGTGAAACAAATGATATTGCACTTGTTTCTAAATAATTCAACAATGCGCATCAgctcaatttttatttcagaaaatAGTTGTTGGATCAAGGTTTAATTTGACGATCCCTACATTTCATGGTTCATATAcctaaatccatttctttcacTGCATCGTTCAGTTCATGGGGTATCGATATTAGATCATAACTTAACAACAAAAATGTGATAATAATATGTGCATGGGATGGGGATAGATTGTTTCAATGTGTCTTATCACAATCTTAAATTAAAGGATAATCAATCAAGAAAAATAtcttctttagaaaaaaaaaaaaaaaaaaaaaggtatattgatgttcaatagaaaaaaaaaagcatctttttcttaaagattttaaataaaaattgcatGACTTCAGtgatataaataaaatgaaatctctTGTTGTGTTGTTTCCTCAATACCATTATTACTATTACTAACCATGACTTGGTTCCCTGACTTATATCATGTTcatttagagcccgtttggtattgttcataaaaaacgtttctagcgttttttcgtGTTAATAAAACGAAAAAACGCAAAAAACCGTTTGGTAAATGTAGGCtccgtttcagtttttttgaaactgTCAGTGTCTAAAAAACGAAAATGGTTCGATTTGACGAAACTCTCGGAGGTTGTTCTGTCGGTGGTGTTTCGTTTCAAATTAATATAACTTGAAACTTTCGTTCCCGATTGTCCgcgatagagagaggagagcagagaggaaagaagagagaacccAGCTCACAACTATATTCAAGAAATCTCCACCTCAGGTAACTTCTtcgcttcttctccttcttctccttcttcttcttctattcaacctcttcttcttcttcttcttcatctattgtaatcacagagAGATATTGGAACAAATTTAGGGGTTCTTTGGACCACCTATGACTGACTCTAGATTCCAAAGATAGAGATCGATAAGCTTCACAAAGTTTTGGTTTCGAATATATTTTGGAACTCgcatagagagaggagagaagaagaaacaggagcTCGCCCCCTTGTGAAATCTCCTCTACAGGTAACTTCGATTTtggctcttcttctccttcttctttttcatctcttctaacctctttcttcttatattctaacctcttctccttctttttcatctATTATAATCACAAAGCAGGTATTGGGAcaaatttatatgcttatagtattttaatgttatttttgtaattattgaaaaaaaaaatcgtttttaaaacaagcattaccaaacggcagaaatgtcgtttattggttctgaaactgttctagaaacagattcaccaaacaaccctaaatcgtttaaaaacggcgttttgacacagaaaactgaaatttccgtttctgacacgaaacgAAATTTCTGGAACAAAAACGATATCAAACGGAACCTTAGAATTCTTATTGCTCAACCTTATATATCCATATTGGCTTTTTCTAGGCGTCCTATGCTTAGTGAAGTATATGTTTTCACTTGATAGTATATATGTTAGATCATGTGATAGAAGACTTCACATACATCTCAATGGTTTGATtaaatttttgataaatttattaaaatactATCAAATAGAAATTTCTTTCGTAATTTTAACTATTTCTTCTACTCATTTTATACTGAAATTCTACCAATGAGATAATGGAATTCCTATCTAATAATCGTGTATCACATGAATTAAtccatggaaaaaaaatcttaaccCACCTTCCTCTTTTCCCACCCATGTGAAAAGCCTCGTGAAACTTACTCATTAccgaggttttttttttcttttgattaacTCCTTTCTGAGTTAGTCAACTAAATCAACCAGCTACTTTGAAAGTGACGAGGAAGCTACCATAGTCCGCAGCAACGACTATTCCACTAAACCTAACTCAAATCTGATCAAATATTCTGATCCAACGGGTTAACTTAAACATACctgataaaatggaaaaaaatgatgGGCTCCAGATTCTAGAATGATAAGAAACTACGGATACTTGCGCTAAGACGACTATCCGCATTGACTCTATATGGTGGCGACTGGCGAAAAGCCCATAAATAAGTAAACTCTCTCAGTGTCTTTCCCGCCCAAACTTCATCGGAGACGAGCGAGGCCCAGCTCCAGAACCTGAACACCTTACACCTCGACTAAAACAAAGGAGTTAACCAAAGATGTCTAAAATATCCTTACCTTCTCTTAGAATTCTTCTATCTTTGTTCCTCCTCTTCATCCTCTCCTTACCCTTCCTTGTAGATTCACAGCACCTCAACCCAGAACTCTCAATCTTACTGAAACTCAAGCAATCATGGGGAGACCCCCCATCACTCCAACACTGGAACTCTTCAAGCAACCCCTGCAAGTGGCCGGAGATCTACTGCTCCACCGGTTCAGTGACCGGCCTCTATCTCACCAACACAGGCATCGCTGAACAAATCCCACCGTTCATCTGCGACCTCAAGAACCTTACCCATATCGACCTCTCCTTCAACAACATCCCCGGAGAATTCCCTACCCTTCTCTACAATTGCTCCAATCTCGACTACCTTGACCTCTCTGAAAACTTATTCGTCGGAGAAATTCCTGCCAACGTCGATAAGCTCTCCGGTCTCCAACTTCTCAACCTTGGTTCCAACAATTTCACTGGTAATATTCCGCCGGCGATCGGCCTTTTATCAGGGTTGCAGTTTCTTTGTCTCAGTTATAACCTCTTCAATGGCTCTTACCCATCGGAAATCGTCAATTTGGCGAAACTGGAAGTTCTTGACATGTCCTGCAATCAGTTTACTGCGGCGAGGATTCCACTGGAGTTCATGAAGTTGAAAAAGTTAAAGCAATTTTTTATGAAGGATACCAATTTGATTGGAGAGATTCCGGTGACAATAGGTGAATTGACGGAGCTGGAATCGTTGGATCTTTCGGGGAATAGTTTGAATGGAACGATCCCAAGTGGGTTGCTTCTATTGAAGAATTTAAAGAGTCTGTATCTTTATTTTAATCATTTGTCTGGTGAGATACCCAGTACAATAGAAACTTTAAGTTTGATCAACATCGATATCTCGCGCAACAGATTGATGGGAAGGATACCGGAAGATTTCGGAAAGTTGCGGAACTTGACGAGTTTTGATATGTATGGAAACCAATTATCAGGCGAGATTCCGGCGGGTTTAGGCCAAATTACGACGCTGCAAGAAATCCGGTTGTTCCAGAACAACTTGACTGGTGTTCTTCCACCTGATTTAGGCCTTTATTCAAAGCTTCAAACTCTTGAGGTCTGCAACAATCACCTTACTGGGAGTTTGCCGGAAAATCTATGTGCAGGTGGGGTTTTTACGGGACTGTCGGCTTATTCGAATGACTTGACCGGAGGATTGCCGAAATCGTTTGGGAATTGCAGTACTTTGAATGCGGTATTGCTTTACAGGAATAGgctttctggaaagattccggCGTCTTTCTGGTTATCGGAGAATTTGTCATATTTGAGTATACAGGATAACTTGTTTTCTGGAGAGCTTCCAAGCCAGCTTGCCCGGAATTTCTCGCGATTGGAGATAAGCAACAATAGGTTCTCTGGTGGAATTCCTTCTCAAATCTCAGCTTCAACGAATCTTCAGGTCTTCACCGCAAGTAACAATCTCTTTTCTGGAAATATTCCCTCAGGTTTAACAGACTTGCCTCACCTTAATACTCTGTCTCTTGATGGGAATAGTCTTTCTGGTCCAATTCCATCTGAGATAGCTTCATGGAAGTTTCTGTCCACATTGAATTTGAGTAGAAATCAACTCTCTGGCCAAATCCCATCTGTGATTGGGTTATTACCTGATCTCAACAGTCTCGACTTATCACAAAATCAATTATCCGGCGAAATTCCATTTGAAATTGGTAGCTTGAAGCTCACTTATCTCAACCTTTCTTCAAACCAACTCGCAGGAAAGATCCCATCTACCTTTGAAAACATGGCATATAATGAGAGCTTCTTGAACAACCCAAACCTCTGTGCTGATATCCAGAACCTAAACATTCAGCCCTGCAAATTGATATCCCGAGAATCAAAAAGATTATCATCCCGATTACTTGCCATACTTCTTGTTCTCGCAGGGgttttgtttattgttattgttcTATCCAGCCTGTTCTTGATCAGAGACTACAGGAGGAGAAAGCTAAGAAATGAGCTTGCTACATGGAAGCTCACCTCATTTCAGAGGTTGGGCTTCACAGAATCAGTCATCTTGTCCAATTTGACTGAGAGTAATCTGATTGGCAGTGGTGGGTCAGGGAAAGTATATTGTGTCCCTTTCAATCGCTCTGGCGAAGTTGTTGCTGTTAAGAAGATTTGGAATAGCAAAAGTTTAGATCAGAAACAGGAGAAGGAATTCGAGGCAGAGGTTAAGATACTGGGAACAATTCGACATTCTAGCATAGTGAAGTTGTTGTGCTGTTTGTCAAGTGAGAACTCAAAGCTTCTTGTTTATGAATACTTGGAGAATAGGAGCTTGGACCGATGGCTCCATAGGAAGAATGGAGAATCAATGGTGTCTGGTTCAGTCCATCCCTCTGAGTTGGATTGGCCTAAAAGGATGCAGATTGCGGTTGGAGCTGCACAAGGGCTTTGTTACATGCACCATAATTGTTCTCCACCTATCGTTCACCGTGATGTGAAGTCTAGCAACATACTATTAGACTCAGACTTCAAAGCAAGGATCGCAGATTTCGGGCTTGCCAAGCTGTTGCTTAAGCCAGGGGATCCTACCACAATGTCGTCGGTTGCAGGTTCTTTTGGCTACTTTGCCCCAGGTGAGTTTAGTTTTTGAAATTACTGAATACTCTGttcttaattttgaatttttcttggaCAGCAAGACTTGGAATTCTTGTGTTAATACTGATACATATTTTGGTAATTGGATCTACAGAATTGGCTTACACAACTAAAGTGAATGAGAAGATTGATGTCTACAGCTTTGGGGTGGTGCTGCTGGAATTGGCAACGGGAAGAGAAGCCAACGATGGAGATGAGAGTATGTGTCTGGCCGAGTGGGCATGGCGTCACTTCCAGGACGGCAAATCCATCACCGATGCCCTTGATGATAGGATTAAGGAACCTTGTAATTTGGATGAGATGAGTGTGGTCTTCAAACTTGGCCTCATCTGTACTGGTACATTACCTTCTACTAGGCCTTCTATGAAGGATGTGCTACAAATACTGGTACGTTGTGAACACCTTAGAACTGACGGAGAGAAGGCGATAAGGAGTGAGCGCGACATTGCTCCTCTACTCGGCACGACTAAGTATCTAGCAAGTTACAAGGGCAGTCGGCATaagatatcatcatcatcatctgatgatgatgatattgatAGTTTGGGATGTAATGTGTGAGTATTTCTGAGTggtgtgatgatgatgatattgatAGTTTGGGATGTAATGTGTGAGTATTTCTGAGTGTTGTGGCAAAAGATGGTTGCAATCAAGGAGAGGCATTACCATTCCTATACCATAGCTCCAAGAGTTTATGAGGCTTGCAAGTGTTGTCAGGGTAAGGGCTGATCTATCCGTAACAGTCCTAAGTTATGGGATGGGTAAAATGGGTGGCTGGGTTCAATTCAAATGAGTCAGTTTGATACAGCACACCTGGGTTTCAAGTTGGAGTTGAGTTAGGTCAGCACAATTGCCCTCTGGAAAGGTTCATGTTCTGTGGAGCCATGACCATTTTTGCCCTCTGAATTGATTAGTGCAGATCAGCTTAGCCTCAGCACAATTGCCCTCTGCactaatctctttttttttctgctgagATTTGACTGCACTAATCAATTCACAGGACGGGTAGATAAGTTTGTGTTTCAGTTCTGGTTGATGCAACAtgtaattataaataaatgagatttaagtatataattttcttttaatgtttATAACTGCCAAGTGTTGTCTTTCAATTTATCTAATCATTTTTAGTTTTAATAATCTATTTATTTTAACAACCGGTTGCTGAGCTGTAACCGAAGAAGTTTCCATTTGTTCCTTTAGTCCTTTTCTTCGTATTTTTAATGACATTTTTTATAGGGCGTCACCCTTTGAGAATGCTATTATTAGAGAGACACTCGCATAAcaccaaattatacttagaCCCATTGCCGTCAGTCGCTCTAAAATGaggaattaaaataattattatacCCTATTGATTAAAACACATGTTTTTACCCGAGTCCCATAACTTTCTTCTTGACATTTCGATGTACATTGCACCATCCAATATGTAACATGCTTCCATGGATGATAAATACAAATTTTCCatcctaaaaattaaaaatgatggATTCAACATACAATAATCCATTAATTCCAAGTTCATTTCTGTAAAGaaaataatccccaaattgattTCATTTAGAGATCAGAACAAAACTCATCTCTTGTTACCGACTTTGAATAGCACAGAAGCATCTATGGCTACAGTTCACTTTCGAAGGAGTAAATTCAGAGGCCCCTGTATCCCACATATAGCTCTCCCCGTCTTACAATTACCATGGGGAAAGGCAGTagaagcagggaagaagaaacgGTAAAGGTGGGTTCTCTTTaacagaaagaaagagaaagaagaagaagaccaacaCCAGAAACTGAGTGGAACAGAACAGGGCAGAAGCACAGAAAATGAGAAAGGGAGAGATTCTATTCATGGGCATTGTCTGGTTATAATTTAGAGGACAAGAATTCTAGATCTACAATTACTATGGAGGAAAGGCAGTAGAGGCAGGTAAGAAGAAACGGTAGGGGTGGGTTATTTTTTAACAAAACAGGTGAGAGGAACGGAGAATGAGAAAGGGTGAGGTTCTATTCATAGGCTTCGTAGGCACTTGCAGGTGAGGTTGCGGGGGAGGTTGAGCTTACCTTGCTCTTCCCCAATCCCACACAGTAAGGCACTAGTACTGTCAGGATAGAGCTGAAGAAGCACAGAGCTTGCTCTTCCCCAATCCCCGATCCTTACTCCCCGTCCGACCAAAACATGACGGGAACTTCATTTTCCGGCGAAAAAACCAGATGATGATAATGGAGACCATGAAAActgatttttcttttaccttttcAAGGATTGAAAGGAGAGGAGGGGTTACGgttgagaggagaagaagaaaggttagGGTTAAGAAGTAGGAAGAACGATTTGGGGAGTAAGGGTTAGATGGGTACATTAGGTACTCCACCTTTTGCAAGAGTATTTTGGGAtttaataaattatataaattatataaggtatattcggtataatttggtattatataGGGGGTGTCTTTCTAATAGTGGTATTCTTTAGGGGGTGACACTgtaaattattcttttttatatcaACATACATCCTTAAGTTGGTACATCATTTCAAATTATCATAAAACTTTAACaaaggtggtttttttttttttttttttttttttttgtttttgtttttttgagatATGCATGAAACCAGATCACCCTTAGGTGATCAACATCTGGCAGAGAATCAAGCCAAATTGAAAAATGATCGAGTTCCTCAGACCTTTTAAGGAAGGTGGACTCTATATCTCGGCACAGATCTTAGGTTTCCTTTTGATGAGACCAATTCTACCAAGGGCAAAGAGGGACTTTCATCCAGCCATCAAAATTAGGGTTATGTCATCCCTCTCTCCCATAAATAGAAAAGGTGAGGCACAAGGCAAGGGATCCAAATTTTGTACGACTTTCTGCTAACTTATTGTTCTTTGGATCCCAatacaaatcatttatgttgtcTAGATTACTGACTAAGGCATTTGACTTTCCACTAAGCCAATGTTCTTCTAGATCTTAACGGGATTGAAAATTGATAGATCATTGGCAACATGGGGGTGAGAAAACATAATatttggagtcaccatctaTGATAAGAGCCTAGGACCCAATTGGTGAGCCCAATCCCTAAGGAAAGGGCTCGAGAATTAGTTTGGTTCAAAGATAAGGGTAAATGTCAAGTTACAAAgatgggaaggtgttaggaaccCTCTTTGCCCGGTTGAACTggtctttctactagatgcttaaagaACGAACATTATCCCCTAATTAATTCTATactgcatgcatggctatgtTATGTCTATAATACTATTTATATTGCTGCATATTCATTAAAATCTACATTTTCCCTACTGTGTTGAGAAATTAGACCTTAGCTCGACCCCTATTCGGATTGAGAGAGGGAGGGCCTCTCTTGTTATGAGCATGAACTTCAATAGCTTTTCCCCCGCGGCTTAGACGGAAGTGGATTTGACCTTCAGTTTTCTTTTTCCGGAAGATTCAAACTTCTTATGTCCTTTCGCAACTTTCAAGAATATGAGAGAATCTGGAGAATATGGAGCTTTTGGAGACTTTACAACAATATCGGAAGGGTTCCTATAGGTTATAGATtttgtttggaattttttgtCACGAAAACTGAGGCAAGGGAATATTGGCATTCTAGAAAATCTAGAGCTTTAGGAGGGATTTTTAAGGGTTCTTAAGGCTTCCTAagggttttgaaattttttaagattttttagaATTTGTGGGTTTGGCACGTAAATCGAGGTGAGGGAATCATGGGATGGTAAGGTAATCTTAGGCTAAGAGAGGATAGAGAGAGCATAGGGAGATGAAGAAGGAATTTTCTCGGAGTTAGAGCCCACATCTACTGTCCATGTTTTTTTTATGGTGCAAAATAGGGTGAAAAagaccccaacccaaccctaccctaggccccaaaacccaacccatgCTCAAACTAACCCTGTCAGGCTTATGCCTTGGCCCAACCCTGTCGGACTCATGCCAACTCAACCTGACCCTAATTGACCTTAATTAgacagggttgggctgggttggccctgattttttccATGTCAGGGTTAGTTTTTTCCATTTGTCttctatatattaaaaaataatagaaaaaagaagCGCCAATAGATCAAATtatcaatacacaattaaaattatgaagtgaaacacaataatagatattCAAGACACttgaccataagaatcaatgacccaaAGTTCAATATTTGAGTAAAAGGATAAAATGACAAccttaaattatattatataaatcagggttaaaatcaGGGCCGGGAAGGGCtgggcctaggcctcaacccaggccctgACCCAACCCTTTTCAACTCTAACCTGCCCTTAGGgttagaaatcttagcccaagATTTGTTCTAGCTTAGGGCGGGTTCAGGCCATCAGGGCAAATGGTCTTATTATCGGTAAACAAAGACCAAGgaaatattgtaattttttacacAAATATTTGGCTTCAATCCCATCCAAAATATGATTTTGGGGAGGATCTGCCAATTCCAG
Protein-coding sequences here:
- the LOC122075990 gene encoding receptor-like protein kinase HSL1 encodes the protein MSKISLPSLRILLSLFLLFILSLPFLVDSQHLNPELSILLKLKQSWGDPPSLQHWNSSSNPCKWPEIYCSTGSVTGLYLTNTGIAEQIPPFICDLKNLTHIDLSFNNIPGEFPTLLYNCSNLDYLDLSENLFVGEIPANVDKLSGLQLLNLGSNNFTGNIPPAIGLLSGLQFLCLSYNLFNGSYPSEIVNLAKLEVLDMSCNQFTAARIPLEFMKLKKLKQFFMKDTNLIGEIPVTIGELTELESLDLSGNSLNGTIPSGLLLLKNLKSLYLYFNHLSGEIPSTIETLSLINIDISRNRLMGRIPEDFGKLRNLTSFDMYGNQLSGEIPAGLGQITTLQEIRLFQNNLTGVLPPDLGLYSKLQTLEVCNNHLTGSLPENLCAGGVFTGLSAYSNDLTGGLPKSFGNCSTLNAVLLYRNRLSGKIPASFWLSENLSYLSIQDNLFSGELPSQLARNFSRLEISNNRFSGGIPSQISASTNLQVFTASNNLFSGNIPSGLTDLPHLNTLSLDGNSLSGPIPSEIASWKFLSTLNLSRNQLSGQIPSVIGLLPDLNSLDLSQNQLSGEIPFEIGSLKLTYLNLSSNQLAGKIPSTFENMAYNESFLNNPNLCADIQNLNIQPCKLISRESKRLSSRLLAILLVLAGVLFIVIVLSSLFLIRDYRRRKLRNELATWKLTSFQRLGFTESVILSNLTESNLIGSGGSGKVYCVPFNRSGEVVAVKKIWNSKSLDQKQEKEFEAEVKILGTIRHSSIVKLLCCLSSENSKLLVYEYLENRSLDRWLHRKNGESMVSGSVHPSELDWPKRMQIAVGAAQGLCYMHHNCSPPIVHRDVKSSNILLDSDFKARIADFGLAKLLLKPGDPTTMSSVAGSFGYFAPELAYTTKVNEKIDVYSFGVVLLELATGREANDGDESMCLAEWAWRHFQDGKSITDALDDRIKEPCNLDEMSVVFKLGLICTGTLPSTRPSMKDVLQILVRCEHLRTDGEKAIRSERDIAPLLGTTKYLASYKGSRHKISSSSSDDDDIDSLGCNV